A region of Haliotis asinina isolate JCU_RB_2024 chromosome 9, JCU_Hal_asi_v2, whole genome shotgun sequence DNA encodes the following proteins:
- the LOC137296317 gene encoding uncharacterized protein isoform X1, with translation MFGSKSGRILNCWIYLYNVITIVGSTGILQIRFDRFQVVYTGQNIADPNAGVSSTTVSMATKQSLENLSSNFTTTPMTPVTPSWEDPPSCQPPTRYRILLCMDMIGQPEQCSLGREETDMWQITQGTVTPTGESSDIVIFGTTLRGMPNPQVNPLRYNFPAWPGSISVTAYVQCCGVPETRRCEEKLSGRMTVNPSENQRTAVPTTVNLTNRGSLSLSVTIFCSPNYYGVNCSTFCRDDNQADNRVCHPTTGQLVCSPGWSGINCNEDINECDLGVCLHGAGCNNLLGTFTCHCLRGSSGRFCENRAASCTSQPCLNGGTCFEDLASVGFQCECPPDWTGTQCATPLPRTTLGPSTTETAASDGDDSKTEPQSSSDWTLWYVVIALLAVTCVVVIILIICVIWSSRRRRYQISSVAKPDNAISAVATVTTVSSPGQFDNMVYLHDPEDLDLQPASSNLYQRALVSDDPYVNQAALYEARIDPDRPFEDEGQDAPCGSVRPGSLALDNFYASWDCIRQPEDSQYESIIGFQGYQERLDSLQCHQSDTSSTYRRSSDPASESNFYQTHLIICPNDANDTSEMVPSEPNYGRRLSTFKSAKESENVGQLAEPFYDHRFPSEPANEHVVHYDHRFANVSQRSHSESGMSKDSVKKVPVPRSPEISHTNSTKVTNRRESSLTNSKGTTSFKRPCPTPRTNREACARNNNDIPSCQQQNTSQNSGTRSLPHSTSQGNEIPVSQMESDSQNGGITPSHQESNGIPQCLQQTSRKISGLSSAPQQSSRKNSVVPSTPQQNHRKKSGPPPTPQGKRKNSVDLLNQTIGLLQDAPAENSRSKSGSYDFSK, from the exons ATGTTTGGGAGCAAGAGCGGACGGATTCTTAATTGCTGGATTTATTTATACAATGTAATTACT ataGTTGGCTCCACGGGGATCCTGCAGATACGGTTTGACCGCTTTCAAGTGGTGTACACCGGTCAAAACATAGCGGACCCAAATGCCGGAGTTAGTTCCACCACCgtatccatggcaacaaaaCAGTCTTTGGagaacctgtcatccaatttCACTACGACCCCTATGACGCCCGTCACCCCATCCTGGGAGGACCCACCATCCTGTCAGCCACCCACCAGATACCGGATCCTGCTGTGCATGGATATGATAGG GCAACCAGAGCAATGCAGTCTGGGACGGGAGGAGACAGATATGTGGCAGATCACACAAGGGACGGTAACTCCCACGGGAGAGAGCAGCGACATCGTCATTTTCGGGACCACCCTCCGAGGCATGCCCAACCCACAGGTCAATCCTCTTCGATACAACTTCCCTGCTTGGCCG GGTTCCATAAGTGTGACCGCATATGTGCAGTGCTGTGGAGTTCCAGAAACACGTCGCTGTGAGGAGAAGCTATCTGGTAGGATGACCGTCAATCCGTCTGAGAACCAGAGAACTGCAGTGCCAACCACTGTGAATCTTACAAACAGGGGGAG CCTATCCTTGTCTGTGACGATCTTCTGTTCTCCCAACTACTACGGCGTCAACTGCTCCACCTTCTGCCGCGACGACAACCAAGCTGACAACCGTGTCTGCCACCCGACTACAGGCCAACTTGTTTGCAGTCCAG GCTGGAGCGGCATAAACTGTAACGAGGACATTAACGAGTGTGACCTCGGCGTTTGTCTTCACGGCGCCGGCTGTAACAACTTGCTCGGCACCTTCACCTGCCATTGCCTCAGAGGAAGTTCAG GCAGATTTTGTGAGAATCGAGCAGCCAGTTGTACAAGTCAACCCTGCCTTAATGGTGGAACGTGTTTTGAAGACTTGGCGTCCGTGGGCTTCCAGTGTGAGTGCCCCCCGGACTGGACTGGAACCCAGTGTGCGACACCCCTGCCTCGGACCACCCTGGGACCATCCACCACCGAAACAG CAGCTTCCGATGGAGATGACTCTAAAACAGAGCCACAG AGCAGTTCGGACTGGACGTTGTGGTACGTGGTGATCGCTCTGCTGGCCGTCACGtgtgtcgtcgtcatcatcctcatcatctgtGTCATCTGGTCCAGCCGCAG ACGCCGATACCAGATAAGCAGCGTGGCCAAACCTGACAACGCCATATCAGCGGTGGCAACAGTGACCACGGTTTCGTCTCCTGGTCAGTTCGATAACATGGTCTACCTTCATGACCCAGAAGACCTTGACCTTCAACCTGCATCCTCTAACCTTTATCAGCGAGCTCTTGTGTCAGATGACCCTTACGTAAACCAAGCGGCCCTATATGAAGCCCGAATAGATCCAGATAGACCATTTGAAGATGAAGGTCAGGATGCTCCTTGTGGTAGTGTGCGGCCTGGGTCATTGGCCTTGGACAACTTCTACGCTTCTTGGGATTGCATCCGTCAACCAGAAGACTCCCAGTATGAGTCTATCATTGGCTTTCAAGGCTACCAGGAACGGCTTGACAGTTTGCAGTGCCATCAGTCCGACACATCTTCAACGTATCGTCGTAGTAGTGACCCTGCTTCAGAATCGAACTTTTACCAAACACACCTGATCATATGCCCTAATGATGCAAATGACACTTCTGAAATGGTTCCTTCGGAGCCAAACTATGGTCGTCGACTTTCAACATTCAAATCTGCGAAAGAGTCTGAAAACGTTGGACAATTAGCAGAACCATTTTACGATCACAGATTTCCTAGCGAACCAGCAAATGAACACGTGGTTCATTACGATCACAGATTTGCAAACGTCTCACAGAGGAGTCACTCTGAAAGCGGAATGTCCAAGGATTCTGTCAAAAAAGTCCCTGTACCAAGAAGTCCAGAAATCTCCCATACTAACAGCACAAAGGTCACAAATCGACGGGAGTCATCATTAACCAACAGTAAAGGCACCACTTCTTTTAAACGTCCATGCCCAACACCCAGGACGAACAGGGAGGCCTGCGCAAGAAATAACAACGACATACCATCCTGCCAACAGCAGAACACAAGCCAGAATAGTGGAACACGATCACTTCCACATAGCACCAGCCAGGGCAACGAAATACCAGTCAGCCAAATGGAGAGCGATAGTCAGAATGGCGGAATAACACCTAGCCATCAAGAAAGCAACGGTATACCACAGTGTCTTCAACAGACTAGCAGGAAGATCAGCGGACTTTCCTCCGCGCCACAGCAGAGCAGCAGGAAGAACAGTGTTGTACCATCCACTCCACAGCAGAACCATAGGAAGAAGAGTGGACCTCCACCCACCCCGCAGGGTAAGAGGAAGAACAGTGTGGACCTACTGAATCAGACAATTGGACTGCTGCAGGATGCGCCAGCGGAGAACAGTCGCAGCAAAAGCGGTTCCTATGACTTTAGCAAGTGA
- the LOC137296317 gene encoding uncharacterized protein isoform X2 translates to MATKQSLENLSSNFTTTPMTPVTPSWEDPPSCQPPTRYRILLCMDMIGQPEQCSLGREETDMWQITQGTVTPTGESSDIVIFGTTLRGMPNPQVNPLRYNFPAWPGSISVTAYVQCCGVPETRRCEEKLSGRMTVNPSENQRTAVPTTVNLTNRGSLSLSVTIFCSPNYYGVNCSTFCRDDNQADNRVCHPTTGQLVCSPGWSGINCNEDINECDLGVCLHGAGCNNLLGTFTCHCLRGSSGRFCENRAASCTSQPCLNGGTCFEDLASVGFQCECPPDWTGTQCATPLPRTTLGPSTTETASDGDDSKTEPQSSSDWTLWYVVIALLAVTCVVVIILIICVIWSSRRRRYQISSVAKPDNAISAVATVTTVSSPGQFDNMVYLHDPEDLDLQPASSNLYQRALVSDDPYVNQAALYEARIDPDRPFEDEGQDAPCGSVRPGSLALDNFYASWDCIRQPEDSQYESIIGFQGYQERLDSLQCHQSDTSSTYRRSSDPASESNFYQTHLIICPNDANDTSEMVPSEPNYGRRLSTFKSAKESENVGQLAEPFYDHRFPSEPANEHVVHYDHRFANVSQRSHSESGMSKDSVKKVPVPRSPEISHTNSTKVTNRRESSLTNSKGTTSFKRPCPTPRTNREACARNNNDIPSCQQQNTSQNSGTRSLPHSTSQGNEIPVSQMESDSQNGGITPSHQESNGIPQCLQQTSRKISGLSSAPQQSSRKNSVVPSTPQQNHRKKSGPPPTPQGKRKNSVDLLNQTIGLLQDAPAENSRSKSGSYDFSK, encoded by the exons atggcaacaaaaCAGTCTTTGGagaacctgtcatccaatttCACTACGACCCCTATGACGCCCGTCACCCCATCCTGGGAGGACCCACCATCCTGTCAGCCACCCACCAGATACCGGATCCTGCTGTGCATGGATATGATAGG GCAACCAGAGCAATGCAGTCTGGGACGGGAGGAGACAGATATGTGGCAGATCACACAAGGGACGGTAACTCCCACGGGAGAGAGCAGCGACATCGTCATTTTCGGGACCACCCTCCGAGGCATGCCCAACCCACAGGTCAATCCTCTTCGATACAACTTCCCTGCTTGGCCG GGTTCCATAAGTGTGACCGCATATGTGCAGTGCTGTGGAGTTCCAGAAACACGTCGCTGTGAGGAGAAGCTATCTGGTAGGATGACCGTCAATCCGTCTGAGAACCAGAGAACTGCAGTGCCAACCACTGTGAATCTTACAAACAGGGGGAG CCTATCCTTGTCTGTGACGATCTTCTGTTCTCCCAACTACTACGGCGTCAACTGCTCCACCTTCTGCCGCGACGACAACCAAGCTGACAACCGTGTCTGCCACCCGACTACAGGCCAACTTGTTTGCAGTCCAG GCTGGAGCGGCATAAACTGTAACGAGGACATTAACGAGTGTGACCTCGGCGTTTGTCTTCACGGCGCCGGCTGTAACAACTTGCTCGGCACCTTCACCTGCCATTGCCTCAGAGGAAGTTCAG GCAGATTTTGTGAGAATCGAGCAGCCAGTTGTACAAGTCAACCCTGCCTTAATGGTGGAACGTGTTTTGAAGACTTGGCGTCCGTGGGCTTCCAGTGTGAGTGCCCCCCGGACTGGACTGGAACCCAGTGTGCGACACCCCTGCCTCGGACCACCCTGGGACCATCCACCACCGAAACAG CTTCCGATGGAGATGACTCTAAAACAGAGCCACAG AGCAGTTCGGACTGGACGTTGTGGTACGTGGTGATCGCTCTGCTGGCCGTCACGtgtgtcgtcgtcatcatcctcatcatctgtGTCATCTGGTCCAGCCGCAG ACGCCGATACCAGATAAGCAGCGTGGCCAAACCTGACAACGCCATATCAGCGGTGGCAACAGTGACCACGGTTTCGTCTCCTGGTCAGTTCGATAACATGGTCTACCTTCATGACCCAGAAGACCTTGACCTTCAACCTGCATCCTCTAACCTTTATCAGCGAGCTCTTGTGTCAGATGACCCTTACGTAAACCAAGCGGCCCTATATGAAGCCCGAATAGATCCAGATAGACCATTTGAAGATGAAGGTCAGGATGCTCCTTGTGGTAGTGTGCGGCCTGGGTCATTGGCCTTGGACAACTTCTACGCTTCTTGGGATTGCATCCGTCAACCAGAAGACTCCCAGTATGAGTCTATCATTGGCTTTCAAGGCTACCAGGAACGGCTTGACAGTTTGCAGTGCCATCAGTCCGACACATCTTCAACGTATCGTCGTAGTAGTGACCCTGCTTCAGAATCGAACTTTTACCAAACACACCTGATCATATGCCCTAATGATGCAAATGACACTTCTGAAATGGTTCCTTCGGAGCCAAACTATGGTCGTCGACTTTCAACATTCAAATCTGCGAAAGAGTCTGAAAACGTTGGACAATTAGCAGAACCATTTTACGATCACAGATTTCCTAGCGAACCAGCAAATGAACACGTGGTTCATTACGATCACAGATTTGCAAACGTCTCACAGAGGAGTCACTCTGAAAGCGGAATGTCCAAGGATTCTGTCAAAAAAGTCCCTGTACCAAGAAGTCCAGAAATCTCCCATACTAACAGCACAAAGGTCACAAATCGACGGGAGTCATCATTAACCAACAGTAAAGGCACCACTTCTTTTAAACGTCCATGCCCAACACCCAGGACGAACAGGGAGGCCTGCGCAAGAAATAACAACGACATACCATCCTGCCAACAGCAGAACACAAGCCAGAATAGTGGAACACGATCACTTCCACATAGCACCAGCCAGGGCAACGAAATACCAGTCAGCCAAATGGAGAGCGATAGTCAGAATGGCGGAATAACACCTAGCCATCAAGAAAGCAACGGTATACCACAGTGTCTTCAACAGACTAGCAGGAAGATCAGCGGACTTTCCTCCGCGCCACAGCAGAGCAGCAGGAAGAACAGTGTTGTACCATCCACTCCACAGCAGAACCATAGGAAGAAGAGTGGACCTCCACCCACCCCGCAGGGTAAGAGGAAGAACAGTGTGGACCTACTGAATCAGACAATTGGACTGCTGCAGGATGCGCCAGCGGAGAACAGTCGCAGCAAAAGCGGTTCCTATGACTTTAGCAAGTGA
- the LOC137296209 gene encoding fibropellin-1-like produces the protein MVREQLLVFIFGFTMVCGSGRLSLRLLSFNNPGGRGSNGNYCDGFSFLKHSACDHQFTICLNSVYGSMDLSQCQYGRAVTGEVRDQDRITFRTDIGGVRNPIVFRITSFPPKLRIKVGIWDVDSSNAHDFVDLLVKDTALNPSPTEAGSLPVRLLIRRRTALLVEMRSYCDPNYYGQQCAVFCSASTKGRYTCHPYTGAKICTPGWYGVNCEVNVDDCVSSPCQNGATCIDKHRGYICACPYGFTGERCETRINPCLSNPCSNGGLCEDTGRGYRCDCPIGWEGPRCAMDRDECLSQPCQHRGTCVDYPGAYECLCLNGFTGRLCDVNINDCLSNSCINNSTCVDGLNSYLCACAAGFTGRSCEVIINECLSNPCENNATCVDDVNGYSCTCAAGFTGTFCEENIDDCVDKPCVNNGVCMDDVNSYLCACAAGFTGRSCEVNINECSSNPCENNATCVDHVDGYRCSCASGFLGNNCEIDVDECASAPCQNGGKCSDSLNAFSCKCADGYEGEYCENRSDPCKSNPCRNSGICRTNITDFTCICPSGYAGKLCETEDPCVSRPCLNGATCINVGQAFTCSCIRGFTGPTCQVQINECASSPCLNNGTCVDLVNNVTCRCMEGYSGPFCEIDINECSSNPCLNNGICVDKAGSFQCTCGEFYKGTRCEILVPASSMPENPQLSTQGITATSSRTFTFSVSTTRLVHGDTNSPTASFTASTVTSPRGSNVVDRSMDIEGSLKPTPALQPSTDISMTTSIPAFTITKTAHTSPETTSMIWPTLASSWTESLATSTVWTGSVSTPEEKTAPPDSCFPLYLEGKLGSKEEDIFHEELTHMLRNYADLTGNFSVSSQFAYFKDEKGGLVTEVTPAITVDGQLLDTSKMKAICQKIPTENLFDGFSHKLYLGSRFPMSTSSAQTGHQVLGMPVIVVIVIGTAVGLLVITAVVVFVRYRRRCRLNKTATLNGDSDAFQHFENQLYMQPHTITVADRAQSVD, from the exons ATGGTATGTGGATCGGGGAGACTGTCCCTCCGTCTCTTGTCCTTCAACAACCCCGGAGGCAGGGGCAGCAACGGCAACTACTGCGACGGGTTCTCTTTCTTGAAACATTCCGCGTGTGATCACCAGTTCACCATTTGTCTGAATTCTGTTTACGG CTCCATGGATCTCTCACAATGCCAGTATGGACGGGCTGTGACAGGCGAGGTCAGAGATCAGGATAGGATCACATTCCGGACAGATATCGGGGGCGTCCGGAACCCCATTGTGTTTCGCATTACGTCATTTCCG CCCAAACTTCGAATCAAGGTTGGAATATGGGACGTGGATAGTAGCAACGCACACGACTTCGTCGACTTACTGGTTAAAGACACGGCCTTGAACCCAAGTCCTACTGAGGCTGGTTCCTTGCCGGTTCGACTGCTGATCCGAAGGAGAACCGC TCTGCTGGTTGAGATGCGATCTTACTGTGATCCAAACTACTACGGTCAACAGTGCGCAGTGTTCTGTTCAGCGAGTACTAAAGGGCGGTACACGTGCCACCCGTACACAGGAGCCAAGATCTGCACACCAG GTTGGTACGGCGTGAATTGTGAGGTGAACGTGGACGACTGCGTCAGCAGCCCGTGTCAAAACGGAGCCACCTGTATCGACAAACACCGAGGATATATATGTGCCTGCCCATATGGCTTCACGG GTGAACGATGTGAGACAAGAATCAACCCGTGTCTGTCAAACCCCTGCAGCAACGGTGGGCTCTGCGAGGACACCGGCAGGGGATACAGGTGTGACTGCCCAATCGGGTGGGAGGGGCCACGGTGTGCAATGGACAGGGACGAGTGCTTGAGTCAACCGTGTCAACATCGAGGAACATGCGTGGACTACCCGGGGGCATACgagtgtttgtgtttgaatgGCTTCACCGGGCGACTATGCGACGTCAACATTAACGACTGTTTGAGCAATTCTTGCATCAACAACTCTACCTGCGTGGACGGCTTGAACAGCTATCTTTGCGCATGCGCAGCAGGTTTTACCGGACGGTCTTGTGAGGTGATTATCAACGAGTGTTTAAGTAATCCATGCGAGAACAACGCGACCTGCGTGGATGACGTCAACGGTTACAGTTGCACATGCGCTGCTGGATTCACTGGAACATTCTGCGAGGAGAACATCGATGACTGTGTTGACAAACCCTGCGTCAACAACGGTGTCTGCATGGACGACGTGAACAGCTATCTTTGCGCATGCGCAGCAGGTTTTACCGGACGGTCTTGTGAGGTGAATATCAACGAGTGTTCAAGTAATCCATGCGAGAACAACGCTACCTGCGTGGACCACGTTGACGGATATCGTTGTTCATGCGCATCAGGATTTCTTGGCAACAACTGCGAGATTGATGTAGATGAATGTGCCTCTGCCCCTTGCCAAAATGGCGGAAAGTGTTCTGATAGCTTGAACGCGTTCTCGTGCAAATGTGCCGATGGATACGAAGGCGAATACTGCGAAAATAGATCGGATCCATGCAAGTCGAACCCATGTCGTAACAGCGGAATCTGCCGCACGAATATCACTGACTTTACATGCATCTGTCCGTCCGGCTATGCCGGTAAGCTATGTGAAACAGAGGACCCCTGCGTGAGTCGGCCATGTTTGAACGGCGCCACCTGTATCAATGTCGGACAAGCGTTCACGTGCAGTTGTATTCGAGGGTTCACAGGACCCACATGTCAAGTCCAGATCAACGAATGTGCATCTTCCCCTTGTCTGAACAACGGTACATGCGTTGATTTGGTGAATAACGTGACGTGCAGATGTATGGAAGGTTATTCGGGACCCTTTTGTGAGATCGACATCAATGAATGTTCATCGAATCCTTGTCTCAACAACGGAATCTGCGTGGATAAGGCAGGATCCTTTCAGTGCACTTGTGGAGAGTTTTATAAAG GGACACGTTGCGAAATTCTTGTTCCCGCTTCCTCGATGCCCGAAAACCCTCAACTCTCCACACAGGGTATAACAGCGACCTCTTCCCGTACTTTCACCTTCAGTGTGTCCACAACAAGGCTTGTACACGGCGACACAAACTCCCCTACAGCGTCTTTCACAGCCTCCACTGTAACGTCACCCAGAGGTTCTAACGTCGTTGATAGGAGTATGGACATAGAAGGCAGTCTCAAACCCACCCCGGCGTTACAGCCAAGCACTGACATCAGTATGACAACTAGTATACCTGCCTTCACGATTACGAAGACTGCACACACTAGCCCGGAGACCACCTCTATGATCTGGCCCACGTTGGCCAGTAGCTGGACTGAGAGTTTGGCCACGAGCACTGTCTGGACCGGAAGTGTCTCTACTCCGGAAGAGAAGACAGCGCCTCCTG ATTCTTGTTTCCCACTTTATCTCGAGGGGAAATTGGGATCGAAAGAAGAGGACATATTTCACGAAGAGCTGACTCACATGCTCAGAAACTACGCTGATCTGACTGGTAATTTCAGCGTCAGTAGTCAGTTTGCGTATTTCAAAGACGAAAAAGG AGGTCTGGTCACCGAGGTCACTCCGGCCATCACTGTTGATGGTCAGTTACTGGACACGTCCAAGATGAAGGCGATTTGCCAGAAAATACCCACTGAAAATCTCTTTGATGGTTTTTCCCACAAGCTGTATCTGGGCTCCAGATTCCCGATGTCAACTTCATCAGCTCAGACTGGCCATCAG GTCTTAGGGATGCCAGTCATCGTTGTGATCGTGATTGGGACAGCAGTCGGTTTGCTCGTCATCACTGCAGTTGTTGTCTTTGTCAGATATAGAAG GCGATGTCGGCTCAACAAGACGGCGACGTTGAATGGTGACTCCGATGCTTTCCAGCACTTCGAAAACCAGCTTTACATGCAGCCTCACACCATTACCGTGGCAGACAGAGCCCAGTCTGTAGACTAG